DNA sequence from the Spirochaetota bacterium genome:
GGTAAAGATGATACATACTCGTATAGTGATACAAGTTCTTCTAACCTCTCTCTATCCTTCTTGATTCTTACATTGTCTTTGTCAAACTCTCTATGAACGTCAGAGAGAACCATTTTTTTGTCAAATTTTTCTTTTATTTCGTCTTTCAGTCTTGAGAACTCTAGGTCATAATCATTATCTTCTGGGGATTTGGTGATGAGGTTAGTAGATATGTATTCCACTTTGCCTTTTGAAAAATCTTCTAGCAATATGTATTCAAGGTTTTGAAGCAGGATTACATTTTTGTCAGTGCTACTGCCGAACACTAATTCCTTCTTCACACCTTCTTTACTAACAAGAGGAATACTATACTTACCATCACCTTTCTTTGTCGTTATATTCACATTATTTATGATGTCTATCTTATCACTTATTTCAACAAACTTTATACCTAGATTGAATCTTTTAAAATCTTCGTAAATCTCTTTGTTCGTAAATACTCTCAAACTACTTCTATCATATATGAGTCTTATAGTATCAATTAGTGATATTACATTGTTGCCTACTATACTCCTTACGGTTGTTAGAGGAATAGGTGTTTTCAAGAATTCTTTTTCATCAAACTCATCTGTTGATATCATTATGTCTTTTGATTTGCTTCGTATCACATAATTACCACCTATATTTATGACAACATTAATGGGTAGTATCTCATAGAGCTTTGGTGAAAGTAGATTAAGTATTTTTGATGTAGTTAGGTCGTTAGTCAAAGCAGAAAAAAGGTCAAAGACTTTCTTACCACCAAAGGTTATAGCAAAATTACCATTATCGTAAAGTAAAACATAGGTTTTGTATTTCTCGCTTATTTCCTTTACAACTTCACTGTCTTTTATACCTACTTCATTCCTATCTATCACATTAACATTAATTTTGTGATGTAGGGAGGATGGAAGATACTTTAGTATTACATTGTATATACTACTAGGAAGAATGAAATTGGTATTATACTTATCTTCTTCCATCTGTTCAATCTCCTTACGCAGTGATGATATATAGCCAGGCGCAATCACAACGCTACTAATATCTTTTTTAAACTTTTCTATGTAGTCCGAATAACCAATTCTTAAAAATGGTTTGTCATCAATTGATGAGAAAATAGTAGTTATTATATAGCAATCTCTATCCACTCTAAATACTCTCTTGTTAGGCTCGCTGTTGTAAAGTCTTATAAGTTCAACAAACCTTCTAACTTTATTATCTTCCATAAGTATATCACCTATGAATAAATTATAAAGTAAATTGTTAAATCAAAAAAAATTCAAAGCCCTTATGTTATTTGAAAAATATAATCCGAGTTCGTTATACTAACAAACAGAGGGGTTTATGTATAAGGTTGAAAAGGTTGGTGATGTGGTTGTTGTGAGATTAGAGGGTAGAATTGATGTTCAAGCTGCTCTTGAGTTGGAGAAGCAAGTTAATGATATATTTAACACTAATATAAACAAGATAGTATTTGACTTTGAGAAAGTTCAACACCTTTCAAGTAGTGGAATAAGGGTTCTTATATCCTCTTTGAGAAGAACTACTGCAAACAAGGGCGGTGTGAAACTTTCAAATGTAGAACAATCCATAAGGAAGATACTTAAGTTAGTTGAGCTTGATAGTTTGTTTATGTATTATGACTCTGTTGATGAGGCTGTGAAAGCCTTCAGAGAGTAATAGATGAGTAGAATAAAAAGTATAAGGAGTTCCATATCAAACAAATTTTCAATCATCTTCAAGTTTGACCTTTGGTTTATATCAAAAGTGATCAAAATCAGAAATAAATATCTCACCTTCATTCTTAAATCTATCTCAAGGCTAAGTGACTGGTGGTTTCTTACCATTGTTTCAGTTTTGGTGACAATACTTGTCAGTCTAGAGTTAGGATTAGCATTAGGAATAGCATTGATTATTCAGGTTGTTTTACAAAAAATAATAAAAAATATAGCGACACGCAAGAGACCTTACATAAAATACAGAACCGAAATAAAAAGGCTTATAGTTCCACCAGATAGGTATTCATTCCCATCTGGTCATACCGCAGGTGCTTTCGTTGTGTTCTTCGTTATAAGTAGTTTTTACCTAGAAGTATCAATGATGATACTACCTATAGCAATACTCATAGGTTTCTCAAGGGTTTATCTAGGAGTTCATTATCTTACTGATGTCATTTTTGGTGTCTTACTAGGTTTCATATCAGCGGAATTAGGAAAAATACTAAATAGTTATGTTACTGGCTGGGTTAGGCAGATAATCCCTTACCTACCTCATTCACTGCTCTACCAAGTAAGGTGTCGTGTGTTTGTATAGACTTTGAGTTTGCTTCGTAGGCTCTTTCAGCAGATATCATCCTAACCATTTCAACAACAGGATTTA
Encoded proteins:
- a CDS encoding STAS domain-containing protein — translated: MYKVEKVGDVVVVRLEGRIDVQAALELEKQVNDIFNTNINKIVFDFEKVQHLSSSGIRVLISSLRRTTANKGGVKLSNVEQSIRKILKLVELDSLFMYYDSVDEAVKAFRE
- a CDS encoding phosphatase PAP2 family protein, with protein sequence MSRIKSIRSSISNKFSIIFKFDLWFISKVIKIRNKYLTFILKSISRLSDWWFLTIVSVLVTILVSLELGLALGIALIIQVVLQKIIKNIATRKRPYIKYRTEIKRLIVPPDRYSFPSGHTAGAFVVFFVISSFYLEVSMMILPIAILIGFSRVYLGVHYLTDVIFGVLLGFISAELGKILNSYVTGWVRQIIPYLPHSLLYQVRCRVFV